In a genomic window of Staphylococcus taiwanensis:
- a CDS encoding DUF771 domain-containing protein, translating into MTQTLTVSVPIPDTHVLVSKDEYDELINYSLDPVWDLKELKRKLKMSSDDTIKDRLLFNPKFEKLLKKQGIAHYPDESLNRWRFNARKMSKFIDEHFEEIHGKGR; encoded by the coding sequence ATGACGCAAACTTTAACCGTATCTGTACCAATACCCGACACACACGTGCTTGTCTCTAAAGATGAATACGACGAGTTAATAAACTACTCATTAGACCCAGTCTGGGACTTAAAAGAATTGAAACGCAAATTGAAAATGTCATCTGACGACACTATTAAAGACAGATTACTATTCAATCCTAAGTTTGAGAAATTACTCAAAAAGCAAGGCATCGCACATTATCCGGATGAAAGTTTAAATCGTTGGAGATTCAACGCTAGAAAGATGAGCAAATTTATCGACGAACATTTTGAAGAAATTCACGGAAAGGGGAGATAA
- a CDS encoding DUF3310 domain-containing protein gives MQTAIVNRVYAKEKGLKTVWYAEVENAGGYKFTLTDNDDFVRVDEPFTRKVDVKEGQDNNIPDHYKGSENIDVIDFLYQQLPFEQFKGFMKGNMIKYPVRAGRKDDELADFKKARDYADRLIEKMEAKQ, from the coding sequence ATGCAAACGGCCATAGTCAATCGTGTGTATGCAAAAGAAAAAGGTTTGAAAACAGTTTGGTATGCAGAGGTTGAGAATGCAGGTGGTTATAAATTCACACTTACAGATAACGATGACTTTGTGAGAGTTGATGAGCCATTCACACGTAAGGTGGACGTGAAGGAAGGACAAGACAATAATATACCTGACCATTATAAAGGTAGTGAAAATATAGATGTTATCGACTTCTTGTATCAACAATTACCATTCGAACAGTTCAAAGGTTTTATGAAAGGTAATATGATTAAATATCCAGTTCGTGCAGGTCGAAAAGATGATGAGCTAGCAGATTTCAAAAAAGCTAGAGATTATGCAGATAGATTAATCGAAAAAATGGAGGCAAAACAATGA
- a CDS encoding AAA family ATPase: MKNIDVLSTEHAIVSNLMNYPKLLSKLKLKPAMFTDVTAQKFIEYVLEKGKVDVNEIYYKSREDVEFISTKVLTQLYNSKGTDKVFFMQDQLNILNNYILNKARVEVSEFQSVPTKENFTYLIDQLKGLSELNIEKDNPTDQFLTTVMENILSDAPKTFITTSFNKLDEKIHGFEEGQLNVLAGRPSTGKTALALNMIWNLAQQGYPTTFFSLETGGNNIVERLTSAISGVPLYKIKKSDGLNDDEVERIMSAINDIKQHSNFRIEDHAQITPQDVREIAMRDSDKPQIICIDYLQLMKSDLPQKDRRLEVEKISRDLKIIAKETGCLIIALSQLSRGVESRQDKRPLMSDLREAGGIEQDANMIFMLYRDDYYNRELADDETGKSDIELNVAKNKDGETGVVELEFYKKTQRFY, translated from the coding sequence ATGAAGAATATTGATGTTTTATCAACTGAACACGCTATTGTTTCAAATCTGATGAACTACCCTAAATTGTTAAGTAAGTTAAAACTCAAACCGGCAATGTTTACAGATGTTACTGCTCAAAAGTTTATCGAGTATGTACTTGAAAAAGGCAAAGTGGATGTAAACGAGATTTACTACAAAAGCAGAGAAGATGTTGAATTTATATCAACTAAGGTATTAACTCAACTGTATAACTCAAAAGGTACAGATAAAGTGTTTTTTATGCAGGATCAACTAAACATCTTAAACAACTACATTTTGAATAAAGCTAGGGTCGAAGTTAGTGAGTTTCAATCAGTACCAACGAAAGAAAATTTTACTTATCTAATCGACCAATTAAAAGGGCTAAGTGAGTTAAACATCGAGAAAGATAACCCAACAGACCAATTTTTAACAACTGTTATGGAAAACATCTTATCAGACGCACCTAAGACGTTTATAACGACGAGTTTTAATAAGTTAGATGAAAAGATACACGGCTTTGAAGAAGGACAATTAAACGTGCTTGCAGGACGCCCTAGCACTGGTAAAACTGCACTAGCATTAAATATGATATGGAATTTAGCGCAACAGGGTTATCCTACCACTTTCTTTAGCTTAGAAACTGGAGGTAACAATATAGTGGAACGACTGACTTCTGCAATATCTGGAGTGCCACTATATAAAATTAAAAAATCAGATGGGTTAAACGATGATGAAGTCGAAAGAATAATGTCAGCAATCAACGATATTAAACAACACAGCAACTTCAGAATTGAAGACCATGCTCAAATCACACCACAAGATGTTAGAGAAATTGCAATGCGAGATAGCGATAAACCACAAATTATATGTATAGACTACTTGCAGTTAATGAAATCTGACTTGCCGCAAAAAGATAGACGTTTGGAAGTTGAAAAAATTAGTCGTGATTTAAAAATTATAGCCAAAGAAACAGGTTGCTTAATCATAGCTTTATCACAATTAAGCAGGGGTGTTGAAAGCAGGCAAGACAAACGCCCTTTGATGTCTGATTTAAGAGAAGCTGGAGGCATTGAGCAAGACGCTAATATGATATTTATGCTTTATCGAGATGATTATTACAATCGTGAACTTGCAGATGATGAAACTGGTAAATCAGATATTGAGTTAAACGTCGCTAAAAATAAAGACGGCGAGACAGGTGTTGTTGAACTTGAATTCTACAAAAAAACGCAGAGGTTTTACTAA
- a CDS encoding regulator has protein sequence MIKRILKIWFIIGMYELSKYLTNELIVKLQSEDDIDTAPKDFARESDQYDINDLAGGY, from the coding sequence ATGATTAAACGCATACTAAAAATATGGTTCATCATCGGAATGTATGAACTTAGTAAATATCTAACTAACGAACTTATCGTTAAGTTGCAGAGTGAAGACGATATTGATACTGCACCTAAGGACTTTGCTAGAGAGAGTGATCAATACGATATTAACGATTTGGCAGGTGGGTATTAA
- a CDS encoding single-stranded DNA-binding protein, which produces MTNLTILTGRITKDLELKQAGQTQVTNFSLAVDNPFKKDDTSFFDIVAFGKTAELLNNYCGKGSKILIEGNLKQDRFQDKEGNNRSVVRVIANRIEFLDSKGSNQQNGQPQQQRGQATAGNNPFDNGTDIDNSDLPF; this is translated from the coding sequence ATGACTAATTTAACTATTTTAACAGGACGTATCACTAAAGATTTAGAACTAAAACAAGCAGGACAAACTCAAGTAACTAACTTCTCATTAGCAGTAGATAACCCATTCAAAAAAGATGACACTTCATTCTTCGACATTGTAGCGTTTGGTAAAACTGCTGAACTACTTAATAACTATTGTGGTAAAGGTAGCAAAATCTTAATCGAAGGCAACTTGAAACAAGATAGATTTCAAGACAAAGAAGGAAACAATCGTTCAGTAGTACGAGTGATTGCTAACAGAATTGAATTCTTAGATAGCAAAGGTAGCAACCAACAAAACGGCCAACCTCAACAACAAAGAGGACAAGCAACAGCAGGAAATAATCCATTTGATAATGGTACAGACATCGATAACTCAGATTTGCCTTTCTGA
- a CDS encoding ERF family protein, with translation MAEQLNLFQKIADVKANIDGFTKDTKGYNYSYVSGSQVLHRIRNKMIEHNLLLVPYTENEEVTETTNAKGKPEHIIKLKLTYKWINADNPQEILEVPFFAVGQQDDVSKAHGTALTYAERYFLMKFFNIPTDEDDADAKQKQEKYNKVSSKTVGVLKQEVFDFVDLMKSLGKDVTQQQAESTFGIQDYTSMSEQQAVTTINNIQAMAKKYKENTND, from the coding sequence ATGGCTGAACAACTTAATTTATTTCAAAAGATAGCAGATGTTAAAGCCAATATTGATGGTTTTACTAAAGACACCAAAGGTTACAACTATTCTTACGTAAGTGGCTCTCAAGTCCTTCATAGAATAAGAAACAAGATGATTGAACATAATTTATTACTTGTACCATACACAGAAAACGAAGAAGTAACTGAAACCACAAATGCGAAAGGTAAGCCAGAACATATTATTAAATTGAAACTGACTTATAAATGGATCAATGCAGATAATCCACAAGAAATTTTAGAAGTACCTTTCTTCGCAGTAGGCCAACAAGACGATGTATCGAAAGCACATGGTACTGCATTAACTTATGCGGAAAGATACTTCTTAATGAAATTCTTCAATATTCCAACCGATGAAGATGATGCAGATGCTAAACAAAAACAAGAAAAATATAACAAGGTAAGTAGTAAAACGGTTGGCGTTCTAAAACAAGAAGTGTTTGATTTTGTTGATTTGATGAAGTCATTAGGAAAAGACGTAACGCAACAACAAGCAGAAAGTACATTTGGAATACAAGATTACACGTCAATGTCTGAACAACAAGCAGTAACTACAATCAATAACATTCAAGCAATGGCGAAAAAATATAAGGAGAATACGAATGACTAA
- a CDS encoding nucleoside 2-deoxyribosyltransferase has product MIYLGGDMLSIGQQMRREWEKQELQRLGFKVYAPHDDKDINDKANANQDKLAERIVFNDTLGMETSDVMIFDYLPHAQGTICEMGYAQHLKRASEKDIKIYVQCTDIRQGTGHISEEQDRAEFSINQYVYGVIMDITDGRGIQTFDEICEELVS; this is encoded by the coding sequence ATGATCTATTTAGGCGGAGATATGTTGAGTATAGGACAACAAATGCGTCGTGAATGGGAGAAACAAGAGTTACAACGATTAGGCTTTAAAGTCTACGCACCACATGACGATAAGGACATCAATGATAAAGCTAATGCTAATCAAGATAAGTTAGCAGAACGTATCGTATTTAATGACACATTAGGCATGGAAACAAGCGATGTTATGATATTCGACTATTTACCACATGCACAAGGGACAATTTGCGAAATGGGTTATGCACAGCACCTTAAAAGAGCAAGTGAGAAGGACATTAAGATTTATGTTCAATGCACCGACATTAGACAAGGAACAGGACATATTTCGGAAGAACAAGATCGTGCAGAGTTCAGTATCAATCAATATGTGTATGGCGTAATCATGGATATTACAGACGGTAGAGGTATTCAAACGTTTGATGAGATATGTGAGGAGTTAGTCTCATGA
- a CDS encoding DUF3269 family protein — protein sequence MGLIEGANNQYNLFTKDGDIAFTVYPLAPNSNCVVNQSGWRYTKESSFNLGDTELTNFKSKHNFYLEHELNMQMSIFDL from the coding sequence ATGGGACTTATAGAAGGTGCTAACAACCAATACAACCTATTTACCAAAGACGGAGATATAGCATTTACAGTGTACCCACTAGCGCCTAACTCAAATTGCGTAGTTAATCAAAGTGGTTGGCGCTATACAAAAGAAAGTTCATTTAACTTAGGTGACACTGAACTTACTAACTTTAAAAGCAAACACAATTTTTACTTAGAACATGAACTCAATATGCAGATGAGTATATTTGATTTATAG
- a CDS encoding helix-turn-helix transcriptional regulator, translating to MKNEFRILLAIRKLKIKDVYKGTGISRTTLQGLYYETTPHPSATTILKICDFLEVTPNDFFGIKKD from the coding sequence ATGAAAAATGAATTTAGAATTTTGTTAGCTATTAGAAAATTGAAAATAAAAGATGTATACAAAGGTACCGGAATATCACGAACAACTTTACAAGGACTTTATTATGAAACAACGCCACATCCAAGCGCAACGACTATTCTAAAGATTTGCGACTTTTTAGAAGTAACTCCAAATGACTTTTTTGGCATAAAAAAAGACTGA
- a CDS encoding terminase small subunit, which yields MIKLTPKQEKFVLGLIEGKSQRKAYIDAGYSTKGKSGEYLDKEASTLLKNRKVFGRYEELCQEAAEQSKWTRQKAFDEYEWLKNISKQDINNNGLKKSSADAFVAGLDGMNRMMLGNEQLTNKKIEAEIKMLEKKIEQMDRNNETSTEDKILQLRKSIKDVLIDE from the coding sequence TTGATTAAATTAACACCCAAACAAGAGAAGTTTGTTTTAGGACTTATAGAAGGTAAAAGCCAACGCAAGGCATACATTGACGCAGGCTATTCGACCAAAGGTAAGAGTGGCGAATACTTAGATAAAGAAGCAAGTACACTTTTAAAAAATCGGAAGGTTTTCGGAAGGTACGAAGAATTGTGTCAAGAAGCTGCTGAGCAATCAAAATGGACACGCCAGAAGGCTTTTGACGAATATGAGTGGCTTAAAAACATATCTAAACAAGATATAAATAATAATGGTTTAAAGAAGTCATCAGCAGATGCATTTGTAGCTGGTTTAGATGGCATGAACAGAATGATGTTAGGCAATGAACAACTAACTAACAAAAAGATTGAAGCAGAAATTAAGATGCTTGAAAAGAAAATCGAGCAAATGGATCGTAACAATGAAACGAGCACCGAAGATAAGATATTACAATTACGTAAATCTATAAAGGATGTGTTGATAGATGAGTAG
- a CDS encoding phage replisome organizer N-terminal domain-containing protein produces the protein MAEVSWIKLKVGMFDDSKIKYIEALPERDTIITVWVKLLTLAGKYNEQGYIMLSENLPYNDEMLANEFNRPINSIRLALQTFKTLGMIEDVQGIYKVTNWEKHQNIEGLEKIREQNRLRKQKQREKEKRLLNKPESHVKSRDSHATDIDKEEDKELEEDKDKEIDKDDVFKTSINYIMDNLSNNLTSNQMELIGYSIDDIGEQADEVVKIAVDYTKEKGTHVGYLIKVLNNWAKENVKTKEDAQNKVKPKQQVKGTLLDDILNEE, from the coding sequence TTGGCTGAAGTATCATGGATAAAATTAAAAGTAGGAATGTTTGATGATAGCAAAATTAAATATATAGAGGCATTGCCAGAACGTGACACGATTATAACCGTTTGGGTTAAGTTGCTAACGCTTGCTGGTAAATACAATGAACAAGGTTACATCATGCTATCAGAAAACTTACCTTACAACGATGAAATGTTAGCTAACGAATTTAATCGACCTATTAACTCAATCAGATTAGCATTACAAACTTTTAAAACTTTAGGAATGATTGAAGATGTGCAAGGTATTTACAAAGTTACTAATTGGGAAAAGCACCAAAACATTGAAGGTCTTGAAAAAATCAGAGAACAAAATCGATTGAGAAAGCAAAAACAACGTGAAAAAGAGAAAAGATTACTCAACAAACCAGAAAGTCACGTGAAGTCACGTGACAGTCACGCAACAGATATAGATAAAGAAGAAGATAAAGAATTAGAAGAAGATAAAGATAAAGAGATAGATAAAGACGACGTCTTTAAAACATCAATTAATTACATCATGGATAACTTATCTAATAACTTAACATCTAATCAAATGGAATTAATTGGATACTCTATTGATGATATTGGAGAACAAGCTGATGAAGTAGTAAAAATAGCAGTTGATTATACAAAAGAAAAAGGAACTCATGTTGGTTATTTAATTAAAGTTTTAAATAATTGGGCTAAAGAAAATGTAAAAACTAAAGAAGATGCTCAAAACAAAGTAAAACCTAAACAACAAGTAAAAGGAACTTTACTAGACGACATATTGAATGAGGAGTGA
- a CDS encoding DUF2483 family protein, with translation MQEPILNCEVEYRIKDNYFGRWITNKPTAQEYANYNALRRNARKFDGLQDIDIDWDKHLIEVSTIETKETRKVYSFKDLEEVNDG, from the coding sequence ATGCAAGAGCCAATATTAAATTGTGAAGTAGAGTATCGCATTAAAGATAATTACTTTGGGCGCTGGATCACTAATAAACCTACTGCTCAAGAATATGCTAATTACAATGCTTTAAGACGTAATGCTCGTAAATTCGATGGTTTGCAAGATATAGACATTGACTGGGATAAACACTTGATTGAAGTATCAACGATTGAAACGAAAGAAACGCGTAAAGTATACAGTTTTAAAGATTTGGAGGAGGTAAACGATGGCTGA
- a CDS encoding RusA family crossover junction endodeoxyribonuclease, which yields MQLEIKFNSTYEAPIGSPRPRFSRRGSFIQTYMPASYTAHKQYIQSQLPKEMLNTQLKVSLYFYFKPPKSWSKNQKLIAIGQYKRTKPDIDNLIKTVLDAANDHLWKDDNQIVEIHSFKQYAEEPKIILEVEEV from the coding sequence ATGCAACTAGAGATTAAATTCAATTCAACGTACGAGGCACCTATTGGCTCGCCTCGTCCACGTTTCAGTAGACGTGGTAGTTTTATTCAAACATACATGCCGGCGTCGTATACAGCACATAAACAGTATATACAGAGCCAGTTACCAAAAGAGATGTTGAATACACAACTTAAAGTATCACTTTACTTTTACTTTAAACCGCCGAAGAGTTGGTCGAAAAATCAGAAACTGATAGCGATAGGTCAATATAAACGTACTAAGCCAGATATAGATAATTTAATTAAAACTGTGCTAGATGCAGCGAATGATCACTTATGGAAAGACGATAACCAAATTGTAGAGATACACAGTTTTAAGCAGTATGCAGAAGAGCCAAAAATCATTTTAGAAGTGGAGGAAGTGTAA